One Macadamia integrifolia cultivar HAES 741 unplaced genomic scaffold, SCU_Mint_v3 scaffold572, whole genome shotgun sequence genomic region harbors:
- the LOC122069300 gene encoding zinc finger protein 11, with translation MAADLILFSITHLQNLSQTTQEQAQKNPSFPAGSWMWNPTQQSHDEDDDDSWEVRAFAEDASNIMGSTWPPRSYTCTFCRREFRSAQALGGHMNVHRRDRARLRQLPTLLHPTTSAAVAAADPSSSCCTSSSSTLIIPTPEFPTNCGYCLFYHLPNPTNVFTTPMVESPSSSSLTYLRRSSINVSSCPSSSINFPVSRGIHTSPCHPPTNEDSVVPIDDGGNKDLGVEELDLELRLGQKPSQ, from the coding sequence ATGGCTGCAGATCTCATCCTATTCTCCATAACCCATCTCCAAAATCTCTCTCAAACCACCCAAGAACAAGCACAAAAAAACCCTAGCTTCCCTGCAGGCTCTTGGATGTGGAACCCTACCCAGCAATCTCacgatgaagatgatgatgattcaTGGGAGGTACGCGCCTTTGCTGAAGATGCTTCAAATATTATGGGTAGTACATGGCCCCCTCGCTCCTATACTTGTACCTTCTGTAGAAGGGAATTCCGGTCTGCTCAGGCACTCGGCGGTCATATGAATGTCCATCGCCGGGACCGTGCTAGGCTTCGACAATTGCCGACATTGCTGCATCCTACTACTTCAGCCGCCGTCGCCGCCGCTGatccatcttcttcttgttgcACTTCATCTTCCTCAACTCTCATAATTCCAACACCAGAATTTCCCACCAATTGTGGTTATTGTCTTTTTTATCACTTACCAAACCCTACCAATGTTTTCACAACTCCAATGGTGGAATCACCCTCTTCATCAAGTCTTACTTATCTGAGGAGGAGCAGTATTAATGTCTCATCTTGTCCCTCTTCATCCATTAATTTCCCAGTATCAAGAGGCATCCATACTTCTCCATGTCACCCTCCCACAAATGAAGATTCAGTAGTGCCCATCGATGATGGCGGAAACAAGGATTTGGGAGTTGAAGAGTTGGATCTAGAACTTCGATTGGGACAAAAGCCATCACAGTAA